From the Takifugu flavidus isolate HTHZ2018 chromosome 12, ASM371156v2, whole genome shotgun sequence genome, one window contains:
- the irf2bp1 gene encoding interferon regulatory factor 2-binding protein 1, which yields MSSPSSSRRQWCYLCDLPKMPWTVVWDFSEVVCRGCVNYEGSNQIEFLIASARQLKRTHGIQDGNVRSPGPSPNKHGSSGREPVAESTRSHPERFERGGRGESTGSVRVPPNGLHRDGQTPQEVNRQSPSGSRRPMLGAAIPPSLVTQSIAGIPPGLLASMPAGLTARTAPANSHMIFPAPVLAEMNRRQLGMMGIAPFITPELERELSSTQNQSKTQVHTAVAGSSASKSTGLPSSSSSMAGGVSQTSPKPASSPARQQRPLASRSGGEPIGSSTSSEAATTAAALPHTGASEHGSASSSSTHPAGNTLSCTLCHERLEDTHFVQCPSVPGHRFCFPCTRVYIQSRRGDGEVYCPSGERCPLDNSPNSPPWAFMQGEVSTILGTAAAGAASNAAAGAGPGAAGAPAAGGGSAGGAGPDVTVKKERET from the exons ATGtcgtccccctcctcctccagacgcCAATGGTGCTACTTGTGCGACTTGCCAAAGATGCCGTGGACAGTAGTATGGGACTTTAGCGAGGTCGTATGTCGTGGTTGTGTGAACTACGAGGGGTCAAATCAGATCGAATTCCTCATAGCGAGCGCGCGGCAGCTGAAACGAACTCATGGGATACAGGATGGTAACGTCAGATCACCTGGTCCTTCTCCAAATAAGCACGGCTCATCTGGCAGGGAACCTGTAGCAGAGAGTACCAGGTCACATCCCGAACGGtttgagaggggaggaagaggagaaagtaCTGGGTCCGTTCGAGTTCCGCCGAACGGGTTGCACCGCGACGGTCAGACGCCACAAGAAGTGAACCGCCAGAGTCCCAGTGGCAGTCGCAGACCCATGCTAGGTGCTGCTATCCCACCCAGTCTTGTAACTCAAAGTATCGCAGGGATCCCCCCTGGGTTGCTCGCAAGCATGCCGGCCGGTCTGACCGCCAGAACAGCCCCCGCAAACAGCCATATGATTTTCCCTGCCCCGGTGTTGGCCGAGATGAACCGCAGGCAGCTGGGGATGATGGGGATAGCTCCGTTCATCACTCCGGAGCTCGAGCGAGAGCTCAGTTCGACCCAGAACCAGTCCAAGACACAGGTCCACACTGCAGTGGCTGGCAGCAGTGCTAGCAAGAGTACAGGTCTACCTTCTTCGTCTTCATCTATGGCTGGAGGTGTGAGTCAAACAAGTCCAAAACCTGCCTCATCACCAGCCAGGCAGCAACGCCCCCTGGCATCAAGGTCTGGGGGGGAGCCCATTGGATCCAGCACCTCATCCGAGGCTGCCACCACTGCTGCAGCATTACCCCACACTGGTGCCTCTGAACATGGCTCAGCATCTTCCAGCAGCACACATCCGGCTGGAAACACCCTGTCCTGCACCTTGTGTCACGAGAGGCTGGAAGACACACACTTTGTCCAGTGTCCATCAGTGCCAGGACATAG GTTCTGTTTCCCCTGCACCAGAGTGTACATTCAGAGCCGACGGGGCGATGGGGAGGTGTACTGCCCAAGTGGAGAGCGCTGTCCGTTGGATAACTCTCCCAACAGTCCACCGTGGGCCTTCATGCAGGGGGAAGTCTCCACCATACTGGGCACTGCCGCCGCTGGAGCTGCAtcaaatgctgcagctggagccggTCCTGGAGCGGCTGGTGCCCCGGCAGCCGGGGGTGGGTCGGCCGGAGGAGCCGGACCTGATGTGACCGtcaagaaagagagagagacatga
- the polr1g gene encoding CD3e molecule, epsilon associated protein isoform X1 produces the protein MPKDVSSSSEGESENPPTESQPKQLGTSTRNTPRALVGKTTRYECPVDFVSVSYKPCKSTFRKKLKKSNKELWLIKAPAAFDPECFQGVQVPLSGLQTVKVHATKGGANSERDQQIYNVRASAHGTSELYLLTSDKNSSERVGCAPTFSGLLTVCESYGYEANRPLQVIPAAPPPSIPSELKHRFPLTQMASTQTCVAKDETDGLDQHLMERMQEEEEGRKKKKKRKREKDIKMEPEEEMDISRVNENVAEIQAQVKTEMPFQEGGVLEEKKRKKKKKDSEQDEVEELMGKTEPVDSWSNDVAEGSNKKKKKKKKSKMDAD, from the exons ATGCCGAAGGACGTTTCGTCGTCAAGCGAAGGTGAATCGGAGAATCCTCCCACAGAATCACAGCCAAAACAATTAGGTACGTCGACACGCAACACTCCCAGAGCCCTTGTTG GTAAGACCACCAGGTACGAGTGTCCGGTAGATTTTGTGTCTGTCTCCTATAAGCCCTGCAAAAGCACCTTCAGaaagaagctgaagaaaagcaacaaAGAATTATGGCTTATTAAAGCTCCTGCCGCCTTTGACCCGGAATG TTTTCAGGGCGTTCAGGTTCCTCTCTCCGGTCTTCAGACTGTAAAGGTCCATGCTACCAAAGGTGGAGCCAATTCTGAGAGAGACCAGCAGATCTATAATGTCAGAGCATCGGCCCACGGAACATCAGAGCTTTATCTCCTCACCAGTGACAAGAATTCTTCAGAAAGAGTGGGTTGTGCTCCCACTTTTTCAGGTCTCCTAACTGTGTGTGAGAGTTATGGCTACGAGGCTAACCGGCCTCTTCAGGTCATCCCTGCTGCCCCACCACCATCCATACCATCGGAGCTGAAACACCGATTCCCTCTAACCCAAATGGCTTCCACACAGACCTGCGTGGCAAAAGATGAAACAGATGGACTTGACCAACATTTAATGGAGAGaatgcaggaagaggaagaagggcgaaagaaaaagaagaagagaaagagagagaaagacattaagatggagccagaggaggagatggacattTCGAGAGTGAATGAAAATGTTGCTGAAATTCAGGCTCAAGTGAAGACAGAGATGCCCTTCCAGGAGGGTGGTGTTttagaggagaagaagaggaagaagaagaaaaaggacagtGAGCAGGATGAGGTGGAAGAATTAATGGGGAAAACTGAACCTGTAGACAGTTGGAGCAATGATGTTGCAGAAGGCTccaacaaaaagaagaaaaagaagaagaaaagcaaaatggATGCCGACTAG
- the polr1g gene encoding CD3e molecule, epsilon associated protein isoform X2, which produces MPKDVSSSSEGESENPPTESQPKQLGKTTRYECPVDFVSVSYKPCKSTFRKKLKKSNKELWLIKAPAAFDPECFQGVQVPLSGLQTVKVHATKGGANSERDQQIYNVRASAHGTSELYLLTSDKNSSERVGCAPTFSGLLTVCESYGYEANRPLQVIPAAPPPSIPSELKHRFPLTQMASTQTCVAKDETDGLDQHLMERMQEEEEGRKKKKKRKREKDIKMEPEEEMDISRVNENVAEIQAQVKTEMPFQEGGVLEEKKRKKKKKDSEQDEVEELMGKTEPVDSWSNDVAEGSNKKKKKKKKSKMDAD; this is translated from the exons ATGCCGAAGGACGTTTCGTCGTCAAGCGAAGGTGAATCGGAGAATCCTCCCACAGAATCACAGCCAAAACAATTAG GTAAGACCACCAGGTACGAGTGTCCGGTAGATTTTGTGTCTGTCTCCTATAAGCCCTGCAAAAGCACCTTCAGaaagaagctgaagaaaagcaacaaAGAATTATGGCTTATTAAAGCTCCTGCCGCCTTTGACCCGGAATG TTTTCAGGGCGTTCAGGTTCCTCTCTCCGGTCTTCAGACTGTAAAGGTCCATGCTACCAAAGGTGGAGCCAATTCTGAGAGAGACCAGCAGATCTATAATGTCAGAGCATCGGCCCACGGAACATCAGAGCTTTATCTCCTCACCAGTGACAAGAATTCTTCAGAAAGAGTGGGTTGTGCTCCCACTTTTTCAGGTCTCCTAACTGTGTGTGAGAGTTATGGCTACGAGGCTAACCGGCCTCTTCAGGTCATCCCTGCTGCCCCACCACCATCCATACCATCGGAGCTGAAACACCGATTCCCTCTAACCCAAATGGCTTCCACACAGACCTGCGTGGCAAAAGATGAAACAGATGGACTTGACCAACATTTAATGGAGAGaatgcaggaagaggaagaagggcgaaagaaaaagaagaagagaaagagagagaaagacattaagatggagccagaggaggagatggacattTCGAGAGTGAATGAAAATGTTGCTGAAATTCAGGCTCAAGTGAAGACAGAGATGCCCTTCCAGGAGGGTGGTGTTttagaggagaagaagaggaagaagaagaaaaaggacagtGAGCAGGATGAGGTGGAAGAATTAATGGGGAAAACTGAACCTGTAGACAGTTGGAGCAATGATGTTGCAGAAGGCTccaacaaaaagaagaaaaagaagaagaaaagcaaaatggATGCCGACTAG